The proteins below come from a single Excalfactoria chinensis isolate bCotChi1 chromosome 7, bCotChi1.hap2, whole genome shotgun sequence genomic window:
- the TFPI gene encoding tissue factor pathway inhibitor isoform X2 has translation MKGRKRGCFLPLTLILLFVCISGHATDVSDDGEEEDVLGVPLPPLKLGHSDCALKADEGPCKAIHMRFYFNIQSRECEIFEYGGCHGNANNFLTLEECQNKCVVTELPLEVMLAKIGREKPNFCYHEKDPGICRGYFSRYFYNKETKICEIFKYGGCLGNQNNFRSLEECQATCQGNSNLMSVFPNEEHPTRVNSSSPEEEHNQFPGIFVNLLPTAPNEDESHIVNSSYPQQERKQFPSSFEPPPIPSLCLTPMDRGLCRAKEIRFFYNYSTGRCRPFTYSGCGGNENNFTSRKSCLRICKKEFFKRKDGRRLIRIKKKKKQSRKTKGEEIIHGRIQL, from the exons atgaaaggaagaaagagaggatgTTTCTTACCTCTAACCTTAATCCTGCTGTTTGTCTGTATCAGTGGGCATGCGACTGATGTCTCTGATGATGGAGAAGAAGAGGATGTTCTGG GTGTTCCTTTACCACCGTTGAAACTGGGGCATTCAGACTGTGCCCTGAAAGCAGATGAAGGTCCATGCAAAGCAATCCACATGCGCTTTTACTTCAATATTCAAAGCCGTGAGTGTGAAATATTTGAGTATGGTGGATGCCACGGCAATGCAAACAACTTTCTAACTCTGGAAGAATGTCAGAACAAATGTGTGGTAACAG AGTTGCCTCTGGAGGTGATGCTAGCAAAAATTGGAAGAG AAAAGCCCAACTTCTGTTATCACGAGAAAGACCCCGGAATCTGCCGAGGCTATTTTTCGAGGTATTTCTAtaacaaagagacaaaaatatgtgaaatattCAAGTATGGTGGGTGCCTAGGAAACCAGAACAACTTCAGGAGTTTGGAAGAATGCCAGGCTACCTGCCAAGGCAACT cAAACTTAATGTCAGTTTTTCCAAATGAAGAACATCCTACCCGTGTGAACAGTAGCTCCCCAGAGGAAGAACACAATCAGTTTCCTGGTATTTTTG TGAACTTGTTGCCAACTGCTCCAAATGAGGACGAGTCCCATATTGTGAACAGTAGTTACCCACAGCAAGAGCGTAAGCAGTTTCCCAGTTCTTTTG AACCACCTCCTATCCCCTCTTTATGCCTGACTCCTATGGATAGAGGACTTTGTAGAGCTAAAGAGATAAGGTTTTTCTACAACTATTCAACTGGAAGATGTCGTCCGTTTACCTACAGTGGTTGTGGTgggaatgaaaataatttcacctCCAGGAAGTCATGTTTAAGAATCTGCAAGAAAG aattttttaaaagaaaagatggaagaagATTAATaagaatcaagaaaaaaaagaaacagtcacGAAAGACCAAGGGGGAGGAAATCATCCATGGAAGAAtacagctttaa
- the TFPI gene encoding tissue factor pathway inhibitor isoform X1, with protein sequence MKGRKRGCFLPLTLILLFVCISGHATDVSDDGEEEDVLGVPLPPLKLGHSDCALKADEGPCKAIHMRFYFNIQSRECEIFEYGGCHGNANNFLTLEECQNKCVVTELPLEVMLAKIGREKPNFCYHEKDPGICRGYFSRYFYNKETKICEIFKYGGCLGNQNNFRSLEECQATCQGNSNLMSVFPNEEHPTRVNSSSPEEEHNQFPGIFVNLLPTAPNEDESHIVNSSYPQQERKQFPSSFEPPPIPSLCLTPMDRGLCRAKEIRFFYNYSTGRCRPFTYSGCGGNENNFTSRKSCLRICKKGMGTDIATECHKRQVLCMLWAEIFLQFLVESIGLIEHNS encoded by the exons atgaaaggaagaaagagaggatgTTTCTTACCTCTAACCTTAATCCTGCTGTTTGTCTGTATCAGTGGGCATGCGACTGATGTCTCTGATGATGGAGAAGAAGAGGATGTTCTGG GTGTTCCTTTACCACCGTTGAAACTGGGGCATTCAGACTGTGCCCTGAAAGCAGATGAAGGTCCATGCAAAGCAATCCACATGCGCTTTTACTTCAATATTCAAAGCCGTGAGTGTGAAATATTTGAGTATGGTGGATGCCACGGCAATGCAAACAACTTTCTAACTCTGGAAGAATGTCAGAACAAATGTGTGGTAACAG AGTTGCCTCTGGAGGTGATGCTAGCAAAAATTGGAAGAG AAAAGCCCAACTTCTGTTATCACGAGAAAGACCCCGGAATCTGCCGAGGCTATTTTTCGAGGTATTTCTAtaacaaagagacaaaaatatgtgaaatattCAAGTATGGTGGGTGCCTAGGAAACCAGAACAACTTCAGGAGTTTGGAAGAATGCCAGGCTACCTGCCAAGGCAACT cAAACTTAATGTCAGTTTTTCCAAATGAAGAACATCCTACCCGTGTGAACAGTAGCTCCCCAGAGGAAGAACACAATCAGTTTCCTGGTATTTTTG TGAACTTGTTGCCAACTGCTCCAAATGAGGACGAGTCCCATATTGTGAACAGTAGTTACCCACAGCAAGAGCGTAAGCAGTTTCCCAGTTCTTTTG AACCACCTCCTATCCCCTCTTTATGCCTGACTCCTATGGATAGAGGACTTTGTAGAGCTAAAGAGATAAGGTTTTTCTACAACTATTCAACTGGAAGATGTCGTCCGTTTACCTACAGTGGTTGTGGTgggaatgaaaataatttcacctCCAGGAAGTCATGTTTAAGAATCTGCAAGAAAGGTATGGGAACTGATATTGCCACAGAGTGTCACAAAAGGCAAGTATTATGCATGCTATGGGCTGAAATATTCTTGCAGTTTTTAGTAGAAAGTATTGGCCTGATAGAACATAATAGCTGA